In Bradyrhizobium sp. WBOS07, the genomic window CGAGGAGACGATGTTGCGGTTCAGCCGTGGTGCCGGGCGCTGACAATATTCGGGGAAGCCGGCTTCATATTGCGGCCACAGACCATGCACCACAAACGCATAGGGCCGTCCGCCGCACTGCATCTGGGAACGGCCGCCGCGCTCGGCCGCTTCCTCGCAGAACGAGGGCGACCACGACAGCGCCAGCACATAGAAATCGAACTCGCCCGGTGCGTTCTGCCGCTTGTCCTGGGCCATGGCGTCACCGGCGAACGAGGCCAGGCCGGCGGCCAGGATCAGGGAAAGGGCCAGCGAGATCACCAGGCGAGAGAAGGAATGCAATCCGGGATGAAACATGGCAACGCCCCTCAACTAGACTGTGCGCGGGAGCCTAGCAGGCGACAAGAACATTTCAAGAACAAAATTCCGGCGACCGCCGTTTGACCGCTGATGGCCGACGCCGGGTGCCCCGGACTCAAGGCCTGGCGGCGCGGCAGGCCGGATTGTAAGCCCAATTGCGGTCGAGCCCGACCACGCACCATTCGACGCCGCTGCCGTAGCCGGCGAAGCCGCCATCCTCGATGAGCGAGTAGTGCACCTTGCGCACCTTGCCGTCGGTGAGCATGGCATCAGCGCTGCAATAGCGGCGCGGGATGTTGTCGGACTGCCAGGGCCGGAACGCGGTCTCGTGAACGGCTGAGAAGCCGGTGATCTTCAACGAGGAATTCCAGAACGTGCTTTCCTTTTCCCAGAACTGGGTCGCGATCGTCGGCAGCGCCCGGTCGCAACCGGCGACGGCGCCGTCATAGCGCGGTCCGCTGAGCCAGAAATTCATCTCCAGCGGATTGGCGGCCCTGGCCTCGCCGAGCGACACCGCCCCGAGCATGAGGCCGAGCACGGCGGCATAGCGGAATGATTTCAGGGAGGGCGCGCGCATGGACAATCCGGACAGCTAAGCTCTTGCGAAGGTCGGACGGTGCCGCGAAGGCCAGGGGAGGTCAAGTGCAGCGCGGCAACACTTCGCCAGGACTTGACCACAAGGTCGCCGTCGGCACGGCTTCGGTTCTTTCCACTTCCATCTCGGCACCGTAAACTGGAGGCCAGCCAATTGGAGTGACGGGAATGCGAATCATTGCGGCCGCGGGTCTTCTCGCCAGCCTGGTTGCCTCTGGTATGACGGCGAGCCAGTCGGCGCGTGCCGACTATGTGCCGCCGTTCAAGGGCAACGACACCGGCGGCATCATCGCCTATTCGATGGCCACCCAGGTCGATGCCCGGCGGGTCGCGGTCGATCACTGCGCGCGCTACGGCAAGGTGGTCAAATTCCTGGGCGTGCAGGCTTATGAGGGCGGCTACATCTCGTTCTCCTGCCGCTGGGTGCCCTACGGCGCCGCCGAGCAGCCGATCCGCACGCTCTATTGAGGCGTTGTCGTAACGCCGCAATCTCTCAGTTCGGAGACCCCATGACGCGCAAACTCGCTTTGCTCGGCTCGGTGCTTTGCCTCGCGGTGTCGGCGGGCAGCGCCAGCGCCGACGATCTGCCGGTGCGCAAGGCCGGCCTCTGGGAAATGAAGCTGGCCACATCAGGCTCGCCCGTGCCTGAGATGACCATGCAGCACTGCACCGACGAGACCGTCGACAAGGAGATGAGCAACAACGTCTCCCCGATGGCCAAGCAGATCTGCGCCAAGCAGGAGATCAAGAAGACCGCCACCGGCTATGTCAGCGATTCCGAGTGCAGCGTTGCCGGCGTCAACACCACCTCGCACGCCGAGATCACGGGCGATTTCAACTCGGCCTACACGGTGAAGACCACCTCGCATGCGAAAGGCGGCGTCGCCGGCGTTGCGGGACGCGATACGACCATGACGCTGCAAGCAAAATGGCTGGGGTCGTGCAAGTCGGATCAGAAGCCCGGCGACATCGTGATGCCCGGCGGCTTCAAGATGAACGTGCGCGACATGGACAAGCTGAAGGCGCTGCTACCGAAGTAGGTGTGCTCTTTCCCTCTCCCCTTGTGGGAGAGGGTGGCTCGCCGCGTTAGCGGCGAGACGGGTGAGGGGTTTCTCGCCGCGAATTCAAATGAGACTTGCACGCGCGGAGAGATACCCCTCATCCGGCGCTTCGCGCCACCTTCTCCCACAAGGGGAGAAGGGAAGACCGCACCTACACCGGGATCCGCACGCTCGCCCGCAATCCGCCCATCGGGCTGTCGCCGAGCGTGATGTCGCCGCCATGGGAGCGGGCGATGTCGCGGGCGATGGCAAGGCCAAGACCGGTGCCGCCTTCGTCCTGGTTGCGGGCGTTGTCCAGCCGCAGGAACGGCTTGAACACTTCTTCGCGCAAATGCGCGGGAATGCCCGGGCCGTCGTCGTCGATCGTCACGGTCAAATAACGGTGATCGCGCTGGCCGGTGATGGCGATGTTCTTGCCGTAGCGCGCCGCGTTGGTGATGAGGTTGGCGAGGCAGCGCTTGAACGAGGCCGGCTTCACCGTCACTACCGGCAGGCCGTGGAAGGCGACGGTCGCGGTATGGCCATGGCGTTCGGCATCGCTGCGCAGTTCCTCGAGCGCCTGCGCCATGTCGGTCGGCTGCGACTGCTCGCCGGAATCCCCGCGGGCGAAGGCGAGGTAATCCTCCAGCATCATCGACATCTCGTCGACGTCCTTGCGCATGCCTTCGAGCTCGGGGCTGTCGCCGATCAGCGCCAGCTCGAGCTTGAAGCGGGTCAGGATGGTGCGCAGATCGTGGCTGACGCCGGCGAGCATCGCGGTGCGCTGCTCCATGGTGCGCTCGATGCGCGATTTCATCTCGAGAAAGGCCACGGAGGCGCGCCGCACCTCGCGCGCGCCGCGCGGGCGGAAGTTCGGGGCTTCGCGGCCCTTGCCGAAACTCTCGGCGGCGTCGGCCAGCCGCAGGATCGGCTTGATCTGATTGCGCAGGAACAGCACCGCGACGATCAGCAGGATCGAGGACGTGCCGACCATCCAGAACAGGAAGATCTCCGAGTTGGAGGCATAGGCGGCGCTGCGCTGCGCGAACACGCGCATCACGGCATCGTCGAGCTGGATGCGGATCTCGACCAGATTGGATCGGCCGACCGTGTCGATCCAGAACGAGCGCCCGATCTGGCGGCCGAGCTGCACCGACAGGGTCTGGTCGAGTAGCGAGAAGAACGGCTTCGGTCCCGGCGGCGGCATGTCGCCGGCGGGCAGGAAATCGACCACGAGGCCGAGCCGCTGCTGGGCGATGCGGCGGATCTGGTCGCGATCCTTGTCCTGCGGATAACCCTTGTAGACGTCGATCAGCGCGGCGATGTCCTGCACCACCGCGGCCGAGAGGCGGCGCGTCACAGTGTTCCAGTGTCGCTCCATGAACACGAAGGCGACGACCGATTGCAGCACCACCATCGG contains:
- a CDS encoding DUF3617 family protein — encoded protein: MTRKLALLGSVLCLAVSAGSASADDLPVRKAGLWEMKLATSGSPVPEMTMQHCTDETVDKEMSNNVSPMAKQICAKQEIKKTATGYVSDSECSVAGVNTTSHAEITGDFNSAYTVKTTSHAKGGVAGVAGRDTTMTLQAKWLGSCKSDQKPGDIVMPGGFKMNVRDMDKLKALLPK
- a CDS encoding ATP-binding protein translates to MSTIDTGLTLLKSAAGRVSAANGWMGNAFKGWMPTGLYARALLIMIVPMVVLQSVVAFVFMERHWNTVTRRLSAAVVQDIAALIDVYKGYPQDKDRDQIRRIAQQRLGLVVDFLPAGDMPPPGPKPFFSLLDQTLSVQLGRQIGRSFWIDTVGRSNLVEIRIQLDDAVMRVFAQRSAAYASNSEIFLFWMVGTSSILLIVAVLFLRNQIKPILRLADAAESFGKGREAPNFRPRGAREVRRASVAFLEMKSRIERTMEQRTAMLAGVSHDLRTILTRFKLELALIGDSPELEGMRKDVDEMSMMLEDYLAFARGDSGEQSQPTDMAQALEELRSDAERHGHTATVAFHGLPVVTVKPASFKRCLANLITNAARYGKNIAITGQRDHRYLTVTIDDDGPGIPAHLREEVFKPFLRLDNARNQDEGGTGLGLAIARDIARSHGGDITLGDSPMGGLRASVRIPV